A single region of the Pyricularia oryzae 70-15 chromosome 4, whole genome shotgun sequence genome encodes:
- a CDS encoding F-box/WD repeat-containing protein 7, giving the protein MASYHRPLSFSERRGSMFNGDELSLNTAGGVKLVQPRPPRGPPTPSMSTPAADFDQTLTGSPPPPPTPAASPGPSHSQLDWSNADVGEDFFLAKVRQHFQHSTGPQRTRILADLLNLCTSQQLSFVHQFVSPLLKKDPFTSLPDELCLRILSFIDDPKVLARASQVSRRWRDLLSDDMTWKNLCVKHDYERRLSEVQPPVGICLTRPAALPLSGSYSDSANRSFPGALPTPSVRMSASSSFDGASSSRPTLKTYKSHFKQRYLVDAAWRTGGRNVTRNITQEGGVVTSLHLTPKYIIVALDNAKIHVFDTEGNAQRTLQGHVMGVWAMVPWDDLLVSGGCDRDVRVWDLSTGACLHTLRGHTSTVRCLKMSDSTTAISGSRDTTLRIWDIRSGLCRNVLVGHQASVRCLEIKGDIVVSGSYDTTAKVWSISEGRCIHTLSGHYSQIYAIAFDGARVATGSLDTSVRIWNAATGECQAVLQGHTSLVGQLQMRGETLVTGGSDGSVRVWSLSKFCPIHRLAAHDNSVTSLQFDDTRVVSGGSDGRVKIWDLKTGHLVRELVAQCDAVWRVAFEDEKCIAMASRNGRTIMELFSFSPPDEMLYERPVSLPQRPHEASDRPMSALPLDYTKTNTLIPGLPRRDCPDVDMRDAGPSTAPLQQCNSTFFHEED; this is encoded by the exons ATGGCATCGTATCACAGGCCCCTAAGCTTTTCCGAAAGGAGGGGAAGCATGTTCAATGGTGACGAATTAAGTCTCAACACCGCTGGCGGCGTCAAACTTGTTCAGCCCCGGCCTCCAAGAGGCCCACCGACTCCTAGCATGAGCACGCCGGCTGCCGATTTCGACCAGACGCTTACCGGCTCTCCTCCGCCTCCCCCGACGCCAGCTGCATCTCCCGGTCCATCACACAGCCAGCTTGACTGGAGCAACGCCGATGTCGGCGAGGATTTTTTCCTTGCAAAAGTCAGGCAGCACTTCCAACACAGCACCGGCCCGCAGCGAACACGGATCTTGGCCGACCTTCTCAACCTCTGCACCAGTCAGCAGCTCAGCTTTGTCCATCAATTTGTTAGCCCGCTTCTCAAGAAAGATCCTTTCACGAGTCTCCCGGATGAGTTGTGCTTAAGG ATACTATCATTCATCGATGATCCAAAGGTCCTGGCTCGGGCATCGCAAGTCTCCCGCAGATGGCGGGACCTTTTGAGCGATGACATGACATGGAAGAACCTCTGCGTCAAACACGACTACGAACGCAGGCTCTCCGAAGTGCAACCGCCCGTAGGCATATGCCTGACAAGACCGGCCGCACTACCCCTCAGTGGTTCATATTCCGATAGCGCGAACCGGAGCTTCCCAGGGGCCTTACCAACTCCTTCCGTTCGCATGTCTGCTTCGTCTAGCTTCGACGGCGCCAGCTCCTCTCGACCCACACTAAAGACGTACAAGtcgcatttcaaacaaagaTATCTGGTGGATGCAGCATGGAGGACCGGCGGCCGGAACGTGACACGTAACATTACTCAGGAAGGAGGCGTGGTGACAAGTCTTCACTTGACACCTAAGTACATCATTGTGGCGCTTGATAACGCCAAGATTCACGTATTTGACACCGAGGGCAATGCCCAACGAACGCTGCAGGGCCATGTCATGGGAGTCTGGGCCATGGTGCCCTGGgacgacctcctggttagtggaGGCTGCGATCGGGACGTGAGAGTTTGGGATCTCTCTACTGG GGCTTGCCTGCATACTCTCCGTGGCCACACGTCCACGGTACGCTGCTTGAAAATGTCagattccaccacggccatcTCCGGTTCTCGGGATACCACCCTTCGGATCTGGGATATCCGTTCAGGATTGTGTCGAAATGTCCTTGTTGGTCACCAAGCAAGTGTGCGATGCTTAGAAATCAAGGGCGATATTGTGGTATCTGGAAGCTACGACACCACGGCCAAAGTGTGGAGCATTTCCGAAGGTCGCTGTATTCATACACTATCAGGACACTACAGCCAAATTTATGCCATCGCTTTTGATGGCGCGCGCGTCGCTACTGGGAGCTTGGACACAAGCGTTCGCATATGGAATGCTGCCACCGG TGAATGCCAAGCTGTGCTACAGGGGCACACGTCGCTGGTCGGCCAGCTTCAGATGCGAGGCGAAACTCTAGTGACAGGTGGCTCCGATGGATCGGTGAGAGTGTGGTCTCTTTCCAAGTTTTGCCCCATTCATCGATTGGCCGCCCATGACAACAGCGTGACAAGTCTACAATTTGACGATACTCGCGTTGTCAGTGGAGGCAGTGACGGCCGGGTTAAGATCTGGGACTTGAAGACTGGCCACCTTGTCCGCGAACTGGTAGCACAGTGCGATGCTGTCTGGCGGGTGGCGTTCGAAGATGAGAAATGCATTGCCATGGCGTCACGCAATGGAAGAACCATCATGGAG CTCTTCTCCTTCAGCCCGCCGGATGAGATGTTATACGAGCGGCCGGTGTCTCTGCCTCAGCGCCCACACGAAGCCTCAGACCGGCCCATGAGCGCATTGCCGCTTGATTACACTAAAACGAACACATTAATCCCAGGCCTTCCAAGGCGAGACTGCCCAGACGTTGATATGAGGGATGCTGGACCCTCAACTGCACCCTTGCAGCAATGCAACTCTACTTTCTTCCACGAGGAGGACTGA
- a CDS encoding AGC/PKA protein kinase: MPSLGFLKKKRTRDGNNDNSSQPASPVTPTAAQSFEQAQVLGAPSAINNSHAHTQQQSYLVPQPGYSVGTEVQAQQPQMNSISQQQQQAFAPPAHTPSPGTIDPQQSLPSISNLMNPAVQQQNSQPSANFQPQSQSQSQSQSQFPLPPSHGNGDQSQQQNFQVQQQIQSQQDAMDIQPSQVQDQSHSQQAQPQHQPQHHVQHHVNHAHQGSQDQQTRVTKGKYSLTDFEILRTLGTGSFGRVHLVQSRHNQRFYAVKVLKKAQVVKMKQVEHTNDERKMLGEVKNPFLITLWGTFQDCRNLYMVMDFVEGGELFSLLRKSGRFPNPVAKFYAAEVTLALEYLHAKNIIYRDLKPENLLLDRHGHLKITDFGFAKRVPDKTWTLCGTPDYLAPEVVSNKGYNKSVDWWSLGILIYEMLCGYTPFWDSGSPMKIYENILKGKVRYPAYINPDAQDLLQRLITADLTKRLGNLYGGSQDVRNHPWFAEVTWDRLARKDIDAPYTPPVKAGAGDASQFDRYPEETERYGQTGHDEYGNLFPGF; encoded by the exons ATGCCTTCTCTAGGTTTTcttaagaaaaaaaggactaGGGACGGAAACAACGACAACTCAAGCCAACCAGCAAGCCCAGTCACTCCGACTGCAGCCCAGAGTTTCGAGCAGGCGCAAGTCTTAGGTGCACCTTCTGCCATCAACAACTCCCACGCACATACGCAGCAGCAGTCTTACTTGGTGCCTCAGCCCGGCTACTCGGTTGGGACAGAAGTACAGGCTCAGCAGCCTCAGATGAACTCAATttcacaacaacaacaacaggcgTTTGCGCCGCCAGCACATACACCCTCGCCGGGGACTATTGATCCGCAACAAAGCCTGCCGAGCATCTCTAACCTCATGAACCCCGCAGTCCAACAACAAAACAGCCAGCCCTCGGCCAACTTCCAACCTCAGTCGCAGTCACAGTCACAATCGCAATCTCAATTTCCGCTCCCACCGTCGCACGGGAATGGCGATCAAAGCCAGCAGCAAAATTTCCAGGTTCAACAGCAGATTCAGTCACAGCAGGACGCCATGGATATACAGCCTTCGCAAGTGCAGGACCAGTCCCATTCTCAGCAGGCGCAGCCTCAGCACCAACCACAGCATCATGTGCAGCACCATGTAAATCATGCGCATCAAGGATCCCAAGACCAGCAGACAAGGGTTACGAAGGGGAAGTACTCGCTGACCGATTTCGAGATCCTCCGGACGCTTGGTACCGGTAGCTTCGGTAGAGTGCACTTGGTCCAGTCAAGACATAATCAAAGATTCTACGCTGTTAAGGTCTTGAAGAAGGCTCAGGTGGTCAAGATGAAGCAGGTTGAGCATACCAACGACGAGCGCAAAATGCTGGGCGAAGTCAAGAATCCGTTCCTGATTACGTTGTGGGGTACTTTCCAAGACTGCAGGAACCTGTACATGGTCATGGATTTCGTCGAAGGTGGTGAGCTCTTCTCGTTACTGAGAAAATCGGGG CGCTTCCCAAACCCAGTAGCAAAGTTCTACGCGGCCGAGGTAACATTGGCTCTCGAATATCTACACGCCAAAAACATCATATACCGTGACCTGAAGCCCGAAAACCTGTTACTTGACCGACATGGCCACCTCAAAATCACCGACTTTGGGTTCGCCAAGCGTGTACCGGACAAGACATGGACTCTTTGTGGCACTCCGGATTACCTGGCGCCGGAGGTAGTTTCCAACAAGGGCTACAACAAGTCTGTTGACTG GTGGTCTTTGGGAATACTGATATACGAGATGCTGTGCGGCTATACCCCCTTCTGGGATAGCGGATCTCCTATGAAGATATACGAGAATATCCTGAAGGGCAAAGTTCGTTATCCCGCCTATATCAACCCGGACGCGCAAGACCTGTTGCAACGTCTCATCACGGCAGACTTGACAAAGAGGTTAGGAAACCTTTATGGCGGATCGCAAGATGTCAGGAACCACCCATGGTTTGCCGAGGTGACATGGGATCGCCTTGCGCGAAAGGACATAGATGCACCATACACACCTCCAGTCAAGGCCGGCGCGGGCGACGCAAGCCAGTTTGATCGATATCCCGAAGAAACAGAACGATATGGCCAGACTGGTCATGATGA ATACGGGAATTTGTTCCCTGGATTCTGA
- a CDS encoding pyrroline-5-carboxylate reductase, whose amino-acid sequence MLNTPSDGELTLAVLGCGTMGIAILSGILTSLQDMAASGVLSASASGTSTPVHPEVPDRLPSRFIACVRRPESAKKVKVALAEHLSVVKVVQNDNLASARQAGVVILACKPQMIGDLLSKPGIAEALRGKLLISICAGVTVPQIEGHLEQALGSKDVENPCRVVRAMPNTASMIRESMTVVATTEPPLPPQVSSLVTWIFKRIGDVVYLPASTMDASTALCGSGPAFFALMLEAAVDGAVAMGLPRAEALRMAAQTMKGTAALVQHGDHPALLRDKVSTPGGCTIGGLLVLEEGIVRGTVARAVREATVVASQLGQGVQGVNGTRPMRH is encoded by the coding sequence atgctgaacacCCCGTCAGATGGCGAGCTGACTCTGGCGGTCTTGGGCTGCGGCACCATGGGGATCGCCATCCTGTCCGGCATCCTCACCTCCCTCCAGGACATGGCGGCAAGTGGAGTGTTGTCTGCATCCGCGTCCGGGACGTCGACTCCGGTCCACCCCGAGGTCCCCGACCGCCTTCCCAGCCGGTTCATCGCCTGCGTGCGGCGTCCCGAGAGCGCCAAGAAGGTCAAGGTGGCGCTAGCGGAGCACTTGTCCGTCGTAAAGGTCGTGCAGAATGACAACCTCGCCTCGGCCCGGCAGGCCGGCGTCGTGATCCTGGCCTGCAAGCCCCAGATGATCGGCGACCTGTTGAGCAAGCCCGGCATCGCCGAGGCCCTGCGCGGCAAGCTCCTCATCAGCATCTGCGCCGGCGTCACCGTGCCCCAGATCGAGGGTCACCTGGAGCAGGCCCTGGGGTCCAAGGACGTCGAGAACCCCTGCCGCGTCGTGCGCGCCATGCCCAACACGGCATCCATGATCCGCGAGAGTATGACCGTCGTGGCCACGACAGAGCCGCCACTGCCGCCTCAGGTTTCCAGCCTGGTGACGTGGATCTTCAAGCGCATCGGAGATGTCGTCTACCTCCCGGCGAGCACTATGGATGCGTCAACCGCGCTTTGCGGTTCCGGTCCAGCCTTCTTTGCCCTGATGTTGGAGGCGGCTGTCGATGGCGCCGTGGCCATGGGCTTGCCTCGAGCTGAGGCTTTGAGGATGGCCGCCCAGACCATGAAGGGAACCGCCGCTTTGGTACAGCATGGAGACCACCCTGCCCTGCTCAGGGACAAAGTCAGCACACCGGGAGGTTGCACCATTGGTGGACTGCTCGTACTCGAGGAAGGTATCGTCAGGGGTACGGTTGCGAGGGCGGTTAGGGAGGCTACAGTTGTAGCCAGTCAGCTCGGCCAAGGTGTGCAAGGAGTGAACGGGACGCGACCTATGCGACACTGA
- a CDS encoding pyruvate dehydrogenase E1 component subunit alpha, with amino-acid sequence MLSRGLRIGRAVQAPLRQRTQAPFVAVARRCVTTDAASAHVEKGAVPKSDDEPFTVNLSDESFETYELDPPPYTLDVTKKDLKQMYYDMVVVRQMEMAADRLYKEKKIRGFCHLSTGQEAVAVGIEHAINKSDDVITSYRCHGFAYMRGGTVRSIIGELLGRREGIAYGKGGSMHMFAKGFYGGNGIVGAQVPVGAGLAFAQKYTGGKKASIILYGDGASNQGQVFEAFNMAKLWNLPALFGCENNKYGMGTSASRSSALTDYYKRGQYIPGLKVNGMDALAVKAAVKYGKEWTESGNGPLVLEYVTYRYGGHSMSDPGTTYRTREEIQRMRSTNDPIAGLKQKMMDWDVVTEEELKSLDKKARSFVNEEVKAAEAMVPPEPTQQILYEDIYVKGTEPEYIRGRTPDELFYFENKN; translated from the exons ATGCTTTCCAGAGGCCTGAGGATAGGTCGCGCAGTGCAGGCTCCCCTGCGTCAGCGGACGCAGGCGCcctttgttgctgttgcccgCCGATGTGTTACCACTGATGCCGCATCCGCCCACGTCGAGAAGGGTGCGGTTCCCAAG TCCGACGATGAGCCCTTTACTGTCAACCTGAGCGATGAGAGTTTCGAGACATACGAGCTGGACCCTCCCCCGTACACCTTGGACGTGACGAAGAAGGACCTGAAGCAGATGTACTACGACATGGTTGTCGTCCG GCAAATGGAGATGGCTGCCGATAGGTTGtacaaggagaagaagattCGGGGTTTCTGCCATCTGTCTACCGGACAGGAGGCCGTTGCCGTTGGCATTGAACATGCCATCAACAAGTCGGACGACGTCATTACCTCGTACCGATGCCACGGTTTCGCCTACATGCGCGGCGGCACCGTCCGCTCCATCATTGGCGAGCTTTTGGGTCGCCGTGAGGGTATCGCCTACGGCAAGGGTGGCTCCATGCACATGTTCGCAAAGGGATTCTACGGCGGTAACGGTATCGTCGGTGCCCAGGTCCCCGTCGGTGCAGGTCTTGCCTTTGCCCAGAAGTACACTGGTGGCAAGAAGGCCAGTATCATCCTGTACGGTGATGGTGCCAGCAACCAGGGTCAGGTCTTTGAGGCTTTCAACATGGCCAAGCTCTGGAACCTCCCGGCCCTGTTCGGCTGCGAGA ACAACAAGTACGGTATGGGTACCTCGGCCTCGCGCTCTTCGGCTTTGACCGACTACTACAAGCGTGGTCAGTATATTCCCGGTCTCAAGGTCAACGGCATGGACGCCCTCGCCGTCAAGGCTGCTGTCAAGTACGGAAAGGAGTGGACTGAGTCCGGCAATGGCCCCTTGGTCTTGGAGTACGTCACCTACCGTTACGGTGGTCACTCCATGTCCGACCCCGGAACCACCTACCGTACTCGTGAGGAGATCCAGCGCATGCGTTCGACCAACGACCCGATTGCGGGCCTCAAGCAGAAGATGATGGACTGGGATGTTGTCACCGAGGAGGAGCTCAAGAGCCTTGACAAGAAGGCCCGCAGTTTCGTTAACGAGGAGgtcaaggccgccgaggccatgGTCCCGCCCGAGCCGACCCAGCAGATCCTCTACGAGGACATCTATGTCAAGGGCACCGAGCCCGAGTACATCCGCGGCCGCACCCCCGACGAGCTCTTTTACTTTGAGAACAAGAACTGA
- a CDS encoding histone acetyltransferase type B catalytic subunit: MAESDLWSVDANSALELSLVEPTEDGLTTVTRFHPRFTYPLFGEEEQIFGYQDLKINLQYHAPDMRPNVKITHSKKFKSIGETQPTDLDALLQGYLPPVAFAKKREFEDAIRLMPADWTPPGEILSEFDGVDGAKFEIRRSNLADDASRQIIDRVQLLILLFIEGGSYIGTDTTDSLDRWDIFFLYNIKPSTTDGTSRYQFAGYSTVYKFFPLQRFPLEPKEAHENLELPSGEFPFSNLRSRTRISQFLILPPFQKSGNGSRLYRTIYDYCLRDPNVIEVTVEDPNEAFDDMRDVADLDFLRQKSEFTDLRINTDIHIPKQGAAPRGVVDEVKSEEARCLYRIAPRQFSRVLEMHLMSRLAETVRPTLVDDKVVAKPTKIETHEYDLWKLFVKQRLYRHNKEVLSQLDRHDRIERLNETLGSVELEYARILALAERRTQATSSNLKRKLDDDENTEGSSSKKARVEDA; the protein is encoded by the exons ATGGCTGAATCTGATTTAT GGTCCGTGGATGCCAATTCGGCATTGGAGCTGAGTCTAGTAGAGCCAACCGAAGATGGCTTGACGACAGTGACCCGTTTTCACCCACGCTTCACATACCCTCTCTTTGGTGAAGAGGAACAAATCTTCGGTTACCAAGATCTGAAGATCAACCTCCAATACCATGCCCCAGATATGCGCCCCAATGTCAAGATCACCCACAGCAAGAAGTTCAAATCCATTGGCGAGACCCAGCCAACAGATCTTGATGCCTTGCTCCAGGGGTATCTCCCTCCCG TCGCTTTCGCCAAGAAACGTGAGTTCGAAGATGCTATTCGCTTGATGCCGGCCGACTGGACACCTCCGGGCGAGATTCTCTCGGAGTTTGATGGCGTAGATGGTGCCAAGTTTGAAATCCGACGGTCCAACCTCGCCGACGATGCGTCAAGGCAAATTATAGATCGCGTACAACTCCTCATACTGCTGTTCATCGAGGGTGGCAGCTACATCGGCACCGATACCACGGACTCACTCGATCGCTGGGATATATTCTTCCTTTACAACATAAAACCCTCGACGACTGACGGCACCTCGCGCTACCAATTTGCGGGATACTCTACCGTATACAAATTCTTCCCACTGCAGCGGTTTCCGCTTGAGCCGAAGGAGGCACATGAGAATCTCGAACTACCCTCTGGAGAGTTTCCCTTTTCAAATCTGCGTAGTCGTACTCGCATATCGCAATTCCTCATCCTCCCACCGTTCCAAAAATCAGGGAATGGATCTCGCCTCTATCGCACGATATACGACTACTGCCTACGTGACCCCAATGTAATCGAGGTCACCGTAGAGGATCCCAATGAGGCTTTTGACGACATGAGAGACGTCGCAGATTTGGACTTTCTCCGCCAAAAATCCGAATTCACCGACCTCCGTATCAATACAGACATTCATATACCAAAACAAGGCGCCGCTCCACGTGGTGTCGTCGACGAGGTTAAGTCTGAGGAGGCGCGTTGTCTGTACAGGATCGCGCCGAGACAGTTTTCGAGGGTATTGGAGATGCACCTCATGTCGAGACTTGCAGAGACGGTGAGGCCGACTCTGGTAGATGACAAGGTCGTTGCCAAACCCACCAAGATCGAGACCCACGAGTATGACTTGTGGAAGCTGTTCGTGAAACAGAGACTTTACCGGCATAACAAGGAAGTCCTGAGCCAACTTGACCGCCATGATCGCATTGAGAGGCTAAATGAGACTTTGGGCAGTGTGGAACTCGAGTACGctcgtattttggcccttgCTGAGAGGCGGACCCAGGCCACCAGCTCAAACCTCAAGCGCAagctggacgacgacgaaaacaCGGAGGGAAGCTCGAGCAAGAAGGCGCGGGTTGAGGACGCATAG
- a CDS encoding 54S ribosomal protein L12, whose amino-acid sequence MSVSCRYAAQCCSRQLRVSPSVRVSGVAVQRIARRHNSTEAASPKITTIVDQISQLTLLETAELVSSLKSRLNIPDLPVGGFAAAAPAAAPAAAEEADEPAPAAAAKTVFTLKLMSFDAGAKAKIIKEVKGLLGLSLVDSKKFVESAPKVMKESVPKEDAEKIIATMKELGAVVTME is encoded by the exons ATGTCTGTCTCCTGCAGATACGCAGCTCAGTGCTGCTCGCGTCAATTGCGCGTCTCGCCCTCGGTTCGTGTTTCCGGTGTTGCTGTTCAGAGGATAGCAAGAAGGCACAACTCAACCGAGGCCGCAAGCCCAAAGATCACCACCATCGTCGACCAAATCAGCCAGTTGACTCTCCTGGAGACTGCAGAGCTTGTCTCGAGCCTGAAG TCACGACTGAACATACCCGATCTGCCTGTTGGAGGcttcgctgctgctgctcccgccgccgctcctgccgctgccgaggaggCAGATGAGCCTGCACCAGCGGCCGCTGCCAAGACTGTTTTCACCCTGAAGCTCATGTCCTTCGATGCTGGCGCCAAGGCAAAGATCATCAAGGAGGTCAAGGGTCTTCTTGGCTTGAGCTTGGTCGACTCCAAGAAGTTTGTTGAGAGCGCGCCCAAGGTCATGAAGGAGTCGGTCCCCAAGGAGGACGCAGAGAAGATTATCGCGACCATGAAGGAGCTTGGTGCCGTCGTGACCATGGAATAG
- a CDS encoding DNA ligase 1, whose product MAPKQATLGKFFGKGSQPAPTQQTKLSFATKPTPSKEKEKEEKDKDEVVSSPGTNDELASDQDTKKRPRVLSATVTNKSSPKGKSDAVKNKEPDDQEPPVKKARRSRKVVEEDEDDEVMDDVKAEATASDQDSKPAKRQRSPWVKKEAKEDKSKLVKDEPTRTTKASKSGKAAVKEEDGDGSAKEVSASESASELEDEIDEEDEKPTVAAKLRKTVQKTLLQPTTKDPYPDWKPGEPVPYAALCTTFSLVELTTKRLIIIEHCSRFLRQVLKLTPEDLLPTVLLMINKLAADYAGIELGIGESLIMKAIGESTGRSLAIIKQDQREIGDLGLVAVKSRSTQPTMFKPKPLTVRGVFAGLTNIATITGNGAQGRKVDIIKKLLSAADVNNAGKVDISKDKGGPSEAKFIVRFLEGKLRLGLAERTVLPSLAQAVIAHESSKKGTIPSTSDVEKAEQMLKTVYSELPSYEVIIPALLEHGIMNLKDNCKLRPGIPLKPMLAKPTKAITEVLDRFENQTFTCEYKYDGERAQIHYVAKEANEELSTALPGATKAVGSGLAAIFSRNSEDLSQKYPDILAKLDSWVKPETKSFVLDCETVAWDVQEKKVLPFQQLMTRKKKDVKIEDVKVKVCVFAFDLLYLNGEAVVEKSLRERRTLLESSFKPIEGEFAYATHMNGQELDEIQTFLDESVKASCEGLMVKMLDGTESGYEPSKRSRNWLKIKKDYLSGIGDSLDLVVLGAYYGKGKRTSVYGAFLLACYNPSSDKYETVCNIGTGFSEAVLEELHTQLKDTVIDRPKPFYSHSSGGQHQPDVWFEPRFVWEVKTADLTLSPRYKAGCGEGVDPSGTKGISLRFPRFIKLRDDKKPDEATSSRQVAEMYRKQESVSKNKGPAVDDDFEY is encoded by the exons ATGGCCCCGAAGCAAGCCACCTTGGG CAAGTTCTTTGGAAAAGGAAGCCAGCCCGCCCCGACACAACAGACTAAGTTGTCTTTTGCCACCAAGCCCACACCCTCGAAggaaaaggagaaggaggaaaAGGACAAAGATGAGGTTGTGAGCAGCCCGGGCACGAATGATGAGTTAGCATCTGATCAAG ATACGAAGAAGCGACCTCGCGTGTTATCCGCAACTGTCACAAATAAATCTTCACCAAAGGGCAAAAGCGATGCCGTCAAGAATAAGGAACCAGATGACCAAGAGCCGCCTGTCAAAAAGGCGAGGCGAAGTCGAAAGGTCGTCGaagaggatgaggatgacgaggTAATGGACGACGTCAAAGCAGAAGCCACTGCTTCAGACCAAGACAGTAAACCCGCAAAGAGGCAGCGCTCGCCTTGGGTAAAGAAGGAAGCCAAAGAGGACAAATCCAAATTAGTCAAAGATGAGCCCACAAGGACCACCAAAGCTTCCAAAAGTGGCAAAGCCGCTGTCAAGGAAGAGGACGGAGATGGATCGGCCAAAGAGGTTTCTGCCTCCGAGTCCGCTTCAGAATTAGAAGATGAGATTGATGAGGAGGATGAGAAACCCACGGTTGCTGCCAAGTTGCGCAAGACGGTGCAGAAGACCCTGCTACAGCCCACAACCAAGGATCCCTACCCCGACTGGAAGCCAGGCGAGCCTGTTCCATATGCAGCACTCTGCACTACCTTCTCTTTGGTTGAGCTCACTACCAAGAGGCTCATCATAATAGAGCACTGCTCGCGATTCCTGCGACAAGTCTTGAAGCTAACGCCTGAAGACCTCCTTCCTACGGTTCTACTCATGATCAACAAACTGGCCGCAGACTACGCCGGTATCGAACTGGGCATTGGCGAGTCGCTCATTATGAAAGCAATTGGCGAGTCGACGGGGCGCAGCTTGGCAATTATCAAGCAGGATCAAAGGGAGATTGGCGATTTAGGTCTTGTTGCTGTCAAGTCGCGTTCGACGCAACCGACAATGTTCAAGCCCAAGCCCCTGACCGTTCGAGGTGTGTTTGCTGGGCTCACTAATATTGCAACAATCACAGGCAATGGAGCACAGGGTCGCAAAGTCGACATCATCAAAAAGCTCCTTTCTGCCGCCGACGTCAACAACGCCGGAAAAGTTGATATCAGCAAAGACAAGGGTGGTCCCAGCGAGGCCAAATTCATTGTCAGATTCCTTGAGGGGAAGCTCAGGCTCGGCTTAGCCGAAAGGACCGTCTTACCATCACTGGCACAGGCTGTTATCGCGCATGAATCCTCCAAGAAGGGAACCATTCCCAGCACAAGCGACGTCGAAAAGGCCGAGCAGATGCTAAAGACGGTTTACAGCGAGCTCCCAAGTTACGAGGTCATCATCCCAGCACTGCTGGAGCATGGGATCATGAACCTGAAGGATAATTGCAAATTGCGGCCGGGAATCCCACTCAAGCCCATGTTAGCCAAGCCGACAAAGGCTATCACCGAGGTGCTCGACAGATTCGAGAACCAGACTTTTACCTGCGAGTATAAATACGATGGAGAGCGGGCGCAGATCCATTATGTGGCCAAGGAAGCGAACGAGGAGCTCAGCACAGCGCTTCCGGGAGCCACCAAGGCTGTAGGGTCGGGTTTGGCCGCCATTTTCTCGCGCAACTCGGAAGACCTGTCGCAGAAGTACCCTGACATTCTGGCCAAGCTTGACAGCTGGGTTAAGCCGGAGACTAAGAGTTTCGTGCTCGACTGCGAAACGGTGGCCTGGGACGTGCAGGAGAAGAAGGTGCTGCCGTTCCAGCAGCTCATGACgcgcaagaagaaggacgtCAAGATTGAAGATGTCAAGGTCAAAGTGTGCGTGTTTGCATTTGACTTGTTGTACCTTAATGGTGAAGCTGTTGTTGAGAAGTCGCTTCGTGAACGGCGGACTTTGCTCGAGTCCTCCTTCAAACCGATTGAGGGCGAGTTCGCCTACGCTACGCATATGAATGGTCAGGAGCTTGACGAGATCCAGACCTTCTTGGACGAAAGTGTTAAAGCCTCATGCGAGGGTTTGATGGTTAAAATGTTGGACGGCACTGAGAGTGGGTATGAGCCCAGCAAGCGCAGTCGAAACTGGCTGAAA ATCAAAAAGGATTATCTGTCAGGTATCGGTGACTCCCTGGACCTGGTGGTTCTCGGTGCCTACTACGGCAAGGGCAAGCGTACGTCAGTGTACGGAGCTTTCCTCCTCGCCTGCTACAACCCCAGCAGCGACAAGTACGAGACTGTCTGCAACATCGGCACAGGTTTCTCTGAGGCGGTCCTCGAGGAGCTGCATACACAGCTCAAGGACACGGTCATCGATAGGCCCAAGCCCTTTTACTCTCACAGCTCTGGTGGACAGCACCAGCCAGACGTCTGGTTCGAGCCTCGCTTCGTGTGGGAGGTCAAGACGGCCGACCTGACGCTCAGCCCGCGCTACAAGGCAGGCTGCGGCGAGGGCGTCGACCCGTCCGGGACCAAGGGCATCAGCCTGCGGTTCCCGCGGTTCATCAAGTTGCGTGACGATAAGAAACCCGATGAAGCAACATCGAGCAGACAGGTTGCAGAAATGTACAGGAAGCAGGAGAGTGTGTCAAAGAACAAAGGCCCTGCAGTGGATGATGACTTTGAGTACTGA